The Roseococcus microcysteis genome contains a region encoding:
- a CDS encoding ABC transporter ATP-binding protein: MKVVHDLEIVALRKKYGGFTAVDDVSLRVGKGQFVCLLGPSGCGKTTTLRCVAGLEEPDEGDILIGGKNVTNDPPWERDIAMMFQDFALFPHMTVEKQVGFGLEMRKWPALKRDKRVAEVLKAFEIDRFANRKPGSLSGGQRQRVALARAMITEPRLLLLDEPIGALDYSLRETVMIELKTLQRRTGISFIWVTHDQNEAFSLGDLVVVMNHAKIEQQGTPEEILQRPRTPFVAGFVQGNNVFHGKVEDVRGEEAAIGTAAGRFVVPLRGLSPQPGQAASFSVRAERLRPAPPGDWPNRLPTACRTVEYFGSVRRYILERPDGEVMKLDQFGAEPAFSMPDGAAEIGWPTEAGVLHG; the protein is encoded by the coding sequence GTGAAGGTGGTGCACGATCTGGAGATCGTCGCGCTCCGGAAAAAATATGGCGGCTTCACCGCGGTGGATGATGTCTCGCTGCGCGTCGGCAAGGGGCAGTTCGTCTGCCTGCTCGGCCCCTCGGGCTGCGGCAAGACCACCACGCTGCGCTGCGTGGCCGGGTTGGAGGAGCCCGATGAGGGCGACATCCTCATCGGCGGCAAGAACGTCACGAATGACCCGCCCTGGGAACGCGACATCGCGATGATGTTCCAGGATTTCGCGCTCTTCCCGCACATGACGGTGGAGAAGCAGGTCGGCTTCGGCCTGGAGATGCGCAAATGGCCGGCGCTGAAGCGCGACAAGCGCGTGGCCGAGGTGCTGAAGGCCTTCGAGATTGACCGCTTCGCGAACCGCAAGCCCGGCAGCCTCTCGGGCGGGCAGCGGCAGCGTGTCGCACTCGCGCGCGCCATGATCACCGAGCCGCGGCTGCTGCTGCTGGACGAGCCCATCGGCGCGCTGGACTACTCGCTGCGCGAGACGGTGATGATCGAGCTGAAGACGCTGCAACGGCGCACCGGCATCTCCTTCATCTGGGTCACGCATGACCAGAACGAGGCCTTCTCGCTGGGTGACCTGGTGGTGGTGATGAACCACGCGAAGATCGAGCAGCAGGGCACGCCGGAGGAGATTCTCCAGCGCCCGCGCACGCCCTTCGTGGCGGGCTTCGTGCAGGGCAACAACGTCTTCCACGGGAAGGTGGAGGATGTGCGCGGCGAGGAGGCCGCGATCGGCACCGCCGCCGGCCGCTTCGTGGTGCCGCTGCGCGGGCTGTCGCCGCAACCGGGGCAGGCGGCGTCCTTCTCGGTGCGCGCGGAACGGCTGCGGCCGGCCCCGCCCGGCGATTGGCCCAACCGCCTGCCCACCGCCTGCCGCACGGTGGAGTATTTCGGCTCCGTCCGCCGCTACATCCTGGAACGGCCCGATGGCGAGGTGATGAAGCTGGACCAGTTCGGCGCCGAACCCGCCTTCTCCATGCCCGACGGCGCCGCCGAAATCGGCTGGCCCACCGAAGCCGGCGTGCTGCACGGATGA
- a CDS encoding ABC transporter permease yields the protein MSTIRPRSLPAYLLALPAGLWMFGAVVMPAVLILWVSLWGGTAFGPGNPITFANYERFFANASYRGLIANTFLHTLMLMAITGVLGYGIAYFLVMKVQSRAWRTALFLAFIIPFWTSALIRAIAWVPFLGVNGVINQALMGLGITERPIEIFLYSRTGISMAQVSLYTLMASGPVVYMLAQIPPSLREAAMTLKAPPGVVFRRVIFPLTLPGVVIGQVLVFLSVMADFATVQWIGGNKIALLPNLILNFYEGAQLRAAAVVSVVLMACMLVGTFIAMRVVDIRKLGT from the coding sequence ATGAGCACGATCCGACCACGTTCGCTCCCCGCCTATCTGCTGGCGCTGCCGGCCGGCTTGTGGATGTTCGGCGCGGTGGTGATGCCGGCCGTGCTGATTCTGTGGGTGTCGCTCTGGGGCGGCACGGCGTTCGGGCCGGGCAACCCCATCACCTTCGCCAACTACGAACGCTTCTTCGCCAATGCCTCCTATCGCGGGCTGATCGCGAACACCTTCCTGCACACGCTGATGCTGATGGCGATCACGGGCGTGCTGGGCTACGGCATCGCCTATTTCCTGGTGATGAAGGTGCAGAGCCGCGCCTGGCGCACGGCGCTGTTCCTGGCCTTCATCATTCCGTTCTGGACCAGCGCGCTGATCCGCGCCATCGCCTGGGTGCCTTTCCTGGGCGTGAACGGCGTCATCAACCAGGCGCTGATGGGGCTCGGCATCACCGAACGGCCCATCGAGATTTTTCTCTACTCGCGGACCGGTATCTCGATGGCGCAGGTGTCGCTCTACACGCTGATGGCGTCGGGGCCCGTGGTCTACATGCTGGCGCAGATCCCGCCCTCGCTGCGCGAGGCGGCGATGACGCTGAAGGCGCCGCCCGGCGTGGTGTTCCGCCGCGTCATCTTCCCGCTGACGCTGCCCGGCGTCGTCATCGGGCAGGTGCTGGTGTTCCTCTCCGTGATGGCGGATTTCGCGACCGTGCAATGGATCGGCGGCAACAAGATCGCGCTGCTGCCCAACCTCATCCTGAACTTCTACGAGGGCGCGCAGCTGCGCGCCGCCGCCGTGGTCTCGGTGGTGCTGATGGCCTGCATGCTGGTCGGCACCTTCATCGCCATGCGCGTCGTGGACATCCGCAAGCTGGGGACGTGA